Proteins from a genomic interval of Clostridium sp. AN503:
- a CDS encoding glycyl-radical enzyme activating protein — MVLNDDTGLVINVQRFTIHDGPGIRTEIFLKGCPLRCRWCSNPESYEKFPQVGIYENQCIGVTKCGLCLQACPLADQGALVVEDDRVIRIDRSVCTNCLKCQDACPGRAMKLWGDVMTVDDCMKIILGDRIYYERSGGGVTLSGGEPLLQKEFCKNVLGRCREEGIHTCLETALYVDPGTVDEILPFTDLILTDLKHVDSRVHREHTGVGNERILGNLKKLSVSRVPYILRIPVIPGFNDSTGDMDAMGDFILHELNNTALQVQILRFRPMGDEKRASLGMDNPMDGVQPDRAEFEARIKAYVSHFTERGIPAAAGSTTKTKQ, encoded by the coding sequence ATGGTTTTGAATGACGATACCGGACTGGTCATCAACGTCCAGCGGTTCACGATCCATGACGGACCGGGGATCCGCACGGAAATTTTCCTGAAAGGCTGTCCCCTGCGATGCCGCTGGTGCAGCAATCCGGAAAGCTATGAAAAATTCCCTCAGGTCGGAATCTATGAAAACCAGTGCATCGGCGTCACAAAATGCGGCCTGTGCCTGCAGGCATGTCCTTTGGCTGATCAGGGGGCGCTGGTGGTGGAGGACGACCGGGTCATACGGATCGACCGCTCTGTCTGCACCAATTGCCTGAAATGCCAGGATGCCTGTCCCGGCAGGGCCATGAAGCTCTGGGGGGATGTCATGACTGTAGATGACTGCATGAAGATCATCCTGGGCGACCGGATCTATTACGAGCGATCCGGGGGCGGGGTGACCTTGTCCGGAGGCGAGCCTTTGCTGCAAAAAGAGTTCTGTAAAAATGTACTGGGAAGATGCCGGGAGGAAGGTATCCATACCTGTCTGGAGACCGCCTTATATGTGGATCCCGGGACGGTTGACGAAATACTGCCTTTTACAGATCTGATCCTGACGGATTTAAAACATGTGGACAGCCGCGTTCACAGGGAACATACCGGTGTGGGCAATGAAAGGATACTTGGGAATTTAAAAAAGCTGTCGGTTTCCCGCGTCCCTTATATTCTCCGCATACCAGTCATTCCCGGTTTCAATGACAGCACAGGCGACATGGATGCCATGGGGGATTTTATCCTGCATGAGCTGAACAATACCGCCCTTCAGGTCCAGATCCTCCGGTTCCGCCCGATGGGCGATGAGAAGCGGGCGTCACTGGGAATGGACAATCCCATGGACGGGGTTCAGCCGGACCGTGCGGAGTTTGAGGCAAGGATCAAAGCTTATGTGTCCCATTTTACAGAGCGGGGTATCCCGGCGGCAGCCGGAAGCACTACGAAGACGAAGCAGTAA